Proteins encoded within one genomic window of Patescibacteria group bacterium:
- a CDS encoding ABC transporter ATP-binding protein: MANIIEVKNLVKHYPKSDKNAVDNISFEVREGEFFGFLGPNGAGKTTTINMLVNLVKKTSGSVKIDNLEVSENEKEIYKLVGFAMQEVGLDETATAREMLQLHGRLYHLPPAEINKQIKELLKLVELEKVADKYTATYSGGMRRRFDLALALLHKPKVLFLDEPTVGLDPHARQLIWQHLRNLNKAGMTIFLTTHFMEEAEELCERVAIMDSGHIVTEGTIPELLSKHKTKSLEEVFLATTGKTFLDEEVNTKAVDPYSRARS, translated from the coding sequence TTGGCAAACATAATCGAAGTTAAAAATCTGGTCAAACACTACCCCAAATCCGACAAAAACGCAGTGGACAACATTTCGTTTGAAGTCAGAGAAGGAGAGTTTTTTGGTTTTCTGGGTCCAAACGGGGCTGGGAAAACCACTACCATCAATATGCTGGTCAATCTGGTTAAAAAAACCAGCGGATCGGTCAAAATAGATAATCTAGAAGTATCCGAAAACGAAAAAGAGATTTATAAATTAGTTGGTTTTGCAATGCAAGAAGTTGGGTTAGATGAAACCGCTACTGCACGGGAAATGCTGCAACTACACGGACGGCTTTATCACCTCCCGCCTGCCGAGATAAATAAACAGATTAAGGAGCTACTAAAGCTGGTTGAGTTAGAAAAAGTGGCTGACAAATACACCGCCACCTACTCTGGCGGAATGCGCCGCAGATTTGACTTAGCGTTAGCTTTGCTACACAAGCCAAAAGTGCTGTTTCTTGACGAACCAACAGTTGGGTTAGACCCGCACGCTCGGCAGTTAATCTGGCAACACCTGCGCAATCTAAATAAAGCCGGTATGACCATCTTTTTAACCACTCACTTTATGGAAGAAGCCGAGGAGTTGTGTGAACGGGTAGCCATTATGGACAGCGGGCACATCGTAACCGAGGGCACTATCCCCGAATTATTATCCAAGCATAAAACCAAATCTCTGGAAGAGGTATTTCTAGCCACCACTGGCAAAACATTTTTAGATGAAGAAGTGAATACAAAAGCGGTTGATCCGTATTCGAGGGCAAGATCATGA
- a CDS encoding ribonuclease HI family protein, whose product MINLTMYSDGGSRGNPGPAACGVVIFGQNQDELHRIAKTIGVTTNNQAEYQALVMGLEWALSEYGQAEVLCRLDSELVVKQLKGEYKMKNAELRPWYDKIILLQAQLGGKITFQHVPREQNKIADKLVNQALDGQI is encoded by the coding sequence TTGATTAATTTGACGATGTATTCCGATGGGGGATCGCGCGGTAACCCCGGGCCGGCGGCGTGTGGCGTGGTAATTTTTGGCCAAAATCAAGATGAATTGCATCGCATTGCAAAAACTATTGGCGTCACTACCAATAATCAGGCCGAATATCAGGCATTGGTAATGGGCTTGGAATGGGCGCTGTCTGAGTATGGCCAGGCAGAGGTGTTATGTCGGCTTGATTCCGAATTGGTAGTTAAGCAGCTTAAAGGTGAATATAAGATGAAAAATGCCGAGCTAAGGCCATGGTATGACAAAATCATACTATTACAAGCACAACTTGGCGGAAAAATTACATTTCAACATGTTCCGCGCGAGCAAAATAAAATTGCAGATAAATTAGTTAACCAAGCATTAGATGGACAAATCTAA